From Daucus carota subsp. sativus chromosome 6, DH1 v3.0, whole genome shotgun sequence, the proteins below share one genomic window:
- the LOC108225732 gene encoding glycoprotein 3-alpha-L-fucosyltransferase A isoform X2: MIPNQGGDHIYSNKNWTSIKSYFVALVFIAGIVFLGPLDFVTSSSIINSWADSLYQLMLPRSSSFDHPVDNLVVWSCQVGVPDPGTESCEEWLERRDSLVYSRDFRNDPIFVYASDLDFKSCAVGCKFGFDSEKKPDAVIGLGHTSGAPAVLRSMESAQYYAENNIAYARRKGYDIVMTTSLSSDVPVGYFSWAEYDIMAPVQPKTEKALAAAFISNCAARNFRLQALEGLEKENIKIDSYGGCHRNRDGRVDKVQALKRYKFSLAFENSNEEDYVTEKYFQSLVAGSIPVVVGAPNIQEFSPSSNAILHIKELKDIPSVSKSMRYLADHPEAYNQSLRWKYEGPSDSFKALVDMAAVHSSCRLCIYLATRIRESDEKSLDSSKRPCKCTRGSETVYHVYVRERGRFEMVSIFLRSSNLTLKALESAVQSKFESLKHVPIWKDERPESIRGTDELKVYRIYPLGLTQRQALYTFSFKGDNELRKHLEKNPCAKFEVIFV; encoded by the exons ATGATACCAAATCAAGGAGGCGATCATATCTACAGTAACAAAAATTGGACCAGTATAAAGTCATATTTTGTAGCTCTAGTTTTTATTGCCGGGATTGTTTTTCTGGGTCCGCTCGACTTTGTGACTAGTTCTTCTATCATCAACTCGTGGGCTGACTCTTTATATCAACTTATGTTACCTAGGTCATCTTCATTTGACCATCCTGTTGATAATTTGGTTGTTTGGTCGTGTCAAGTTGGGGTCCCTGATCCTGGAACTGAGAGTTGTGAGGAGTGGTTGGAGAGACGAGACTCATTGGTCTATTCTAGGGATTTCAGGAATGATCCTATTTTTGTCTATGCAAGTGATCTG GATTTTAAGTCTTGTGCCGTGGGATGTAAATTTGGGTTTGATTCTGAGAAGAAGCCTGATGCTGTAATTGGGTTAGGCCACACAAGTGGGGCACCTGCAGTGCTTCGATCAATGGAGTCAGCTCAATATTATGCAGAGAACAACATTGCCTATGCACGACG GAAAGGATATGACATTGTTATGACTACTAGCCTCTCTTCAGATGTACCAGTTGGTTATTTTTCTTGGGCAGAGTATGATATAATGGCACCCGTGCAACCAAAAACTGAAAAAGCTTTAGCAGCTGCTTTCATTTCCAATTGTGCTGCACGGAATTTTCGCTTGCAAGCTCTTGAAGGATTGGAGAAAGAAAACATCAAGATTGATTCTTATGGTGGCTGTCACCGTAATCGAGATGGAAGAG TGGACAAGGTACAAGCTTTGAAGCGCTACAAATTTAGTTTGGCCTTTGAGAATTCCAACGAGGAAGATTATGTCACTGAAAAGTACTTTCAGTCTCTTGTTGCTG GATCTATTCCTGTGGTTGTTGGTGCTCCAAATATCCAAGAGTTTTCTCCTTCGTCAAATGCAATTTTACATATCAAGGAGCTGAAAGATATTCCATCCGTTTCCAAGTCTATGAGATACCTTGCTGACCATCCAGAGGCCTATAACCAGTCACTGAG GTGGAAATATGAGGGCCCTTCTGATTCTTTCAAGGCTCTGGTGGATATGGCAGCAGTTCACTCGTCGTGCCGACTCTGCATCTACTTGGCAACGAGGATTCGTGAGTCCGATGAAAAGAGTTTAGATTCTTCGAAACGCCCTTGCAAGTGTACCAGAGGCTCGGAAACTGTATATCATGTATATgtaagagagagagggagattcGAGATGGTTTCTATTTTCTTAAG GTCCAGTAATTTGACCCTAAAGGCCCTCGAATCTGCTGTTCAGTCTAAGTTCGAGTCTCTCAAGCATGTACCCATTTGGAAGGATGAAAGACCGGAAAGCATTAGAGGTACGGATGAGCTCAAAGTGTATAGGATATATCCTCTTGGCCTGACACAGAGACAGGCTCTATATACATTCAGTTTCAAAGGGGATAACGAATTGAGGAAACACTTGGAAAAAAATCCATGTGCAAAATTTGAGGTGATATTTGTATAG
- the LOC108225732 gene encoding glycoprotein 3-alpha-L-fucosyltransferase A isoform X3: MMPNHGADQPHSPKRWSNLMPLFVALVVIAEIAFLGRLDIVTKSSTVNSWADSFYQFTTLPWASSFDPPPIDEFVIGSDQFGVLDSDTESCEVWLERQDSVVYSRDFQSHPIFVSANEEDFKSCAVGCKFGFDSEKKPDAVIGLGHTSGAPAVLRSMESAQYYAENNIAYARRKGYDIVMTTSLSSDVPVGYFSWAEYDIMAPVQPKTEKALAAAFISNCAARNFRLQALEGLEKENIKIDSYGGCHRNRDGRVDKVQALKRYKFSLAFENSNEEDYVTEKYFQSLVAGSIPVVVGAPNIQEFSPSSNAILHIKELKDIPSVSKSMRYLADHPEAYNQSLRWKYEGPSDSFKALVDMAAVHSSCRLCIYLATRIRESDEKSLDSSKRPCKCTRGSETVYHVYVRERGRFEMVSIFLRSSNLTLKALESAVQSKFESLKHVPIWKDERPESIRGTDELKVYRIYPLGLTQRQALYTFSFKGDNELRKHLEKNPCAKFEVIFV, from the exons ATGATGCCAAATCATGGGGCTGATCAGCCTCACAGCCCCAAAAGATGGTCAAATTTGATGCCTTTATTTGTAGCTTTAGTTGTAATAGCAGAGATTGCGTTTCTGGGTCGACTCGACATTGTCACCAAGTCATCCACGGTCAACTCTTGGGCTGACTCTTTCTATCAGTTCACTACTTTGCCTTGGGCTTCTTCTTTTGACCCGCCACCCATTGATGAGTTTGTTATCGGGTCGGATCAGTTTGGGGTTCTGGATTCGGATACTGAGAGCTGTGAGGTGTGGTTGGAGAGACAAGATTCTGTTGTTTATTCTAGGGATTTTCAGAGTCACCCCATTTTCGTGTCTGCGAATGAGGAG GATTTTAAGTCTTGTGCCGTGGGATGTAAATTTGGGTTTGATTCTGAGAAGAAGCCTGATGCTGTAATTGGGTTAGGCCACACAAGTGGGGCACCTGCAGTGCTTCGATCAATGGAGTCAGCTCAATATTATGCAGAGAACAACATTGCCTATGCACGACG GAAAGGATATGACATTGTTATGACTACTAGCCTCTCTTCAGATGTACCAGTTGGTTATTTTTCTTGGGCAGAGTATGATATAATGGCACCCGTGCAACCAAAAACTGAAAAAGCTTTAGCAGCTGCTTTCATTTCCAATTGTGCTGCACGGAATTTTCGCTTGCAAGCTCTTGAAGGATTGGAGAAAGAAAACATCAAGATTGATTCTTATGGTGGCTGTCACCGTAATCGAGATGGAAGAG TGGACAAGGTACAAGCTTTGAAGCGCTACAAATTTAGTTTGGCCTTTGAGAATTCCAACGAGGAAGATTATGTCACTGAAAAGTACTTTCAGTCTCTTGTTGCTG GATCTATTCCTGTGGTTGTTGGTGCTCCAAATATCCAAGAGTTTTCTCCTTCGTCAAATGCAATTTTACATATCAAGGAGCTGAAAGATATTCCATCCGTTTCCAAGTCTATGAGATACCTTGCTGACCATCCAGAGGCCTATAACCAGTCACTGAG GTGGAAATATGAGGGCCCTTCTGATTCTTTCAAGGCTCTGGTGGATATGGCAGCAGTTCACTCGTCGTGCCGACTCTGCATCTACTTGGCAACGAGGATTCGTGAGTCCGATGAAAAGAGTTTAGATTCTTCGAAACGCCCTTGCAAGTGTACCAGAGGCTCGGAAACTGTATATCATGTATATgtaagagagagagggagattcGAGATGGTTTCTATTTTCTTAAG GTCCAGTAATTTGACCCTAAAGGCCCTCGAATCTGCTGTTCAGTCTAAGTTCGAGTCTCTCAAGCATGTACCCATTTGGAAGGATGAAAGACCGGAAAGCATTAGAGGTACGGATGAGCTCAAAGTGTATAGGATATATCCTCTTGGCCTGACACAGAGACAGGCTCTATATACATTCAGTTTCAAAGGGGATAACGAATTGAGGAAACACTTGGAAAAAAATCCATGTGCAAAATTTGAGGTGATATTTGTATAG